One window of the Streptomyces sp. NBC_00259 genome contains the following:
- a CDS encoding FAD/NAD(P)-binding protein, with translation MGRMRRIAVVGGGGGAVCLLDALSRTSAPPAAVTVFEPSDRLWRGRPYQRDADCILVNLPSRAMSVRSGDRDHFDRWLSRGHRWQPEATEDADPFNAAAFPPRTLFGDYLESVAHDGVDRLRDRGWSVHVVRERVVHAAPSAAGATLTTERGTEHRADRVVLCLGAGTPYDGFRLDGPEPGFVPDPYPVSKALAGIDPQATVAVLGTGLTAVDVSLALRAGGHEGPVFLLSRNGVLPAVRQRPVAHTMRHFTPDRFHTLSRRGQVGLTQVVQVLHDELAAAGQHPAELETEFALLREDPTRRLRRQLDLYDAQTLGLRILQHTLPVAVDVWPLMPDRDRAGLLRDHYRALHSLCCPMPPSSAARLLAMSEAGQLRIMDGLQEVGRTRQGFGVATQDRRLHADVVVNATSVAPHRVPTAAAPLVQSLVTASAASVHPHGGLHVARETSQFVVDGRTQECFYALGDVTFGSLFITAAMPVIVKLAQEITRELVKP, from the coding sequence ATGGGCCGCATGCGCAGGATCGCAGTGGTCGGGGGCGGCGGGGGAGCGGTGTGTCTGCTCGACGCACTGTCCCGGACGTCCGCGCCGCCGGCCGCCGTCACCGTCTTCGAGCCGTCCGACCGCCTGTGGCGCGGCCGCCCCTACCAGCGGGACGCCGACTGCATTCTGGTGAACCTCCCCTCGCGCGCCATGTCGGTCCGCTCCGGGGACCGCGATCACTTCGACCGCTGGCTCTCCCGTGGCCACCGGTGGCAGCCCGAAGCAACGGAGGACGCCGATCCCTTCAACGCCGCGGCCTTCCCCCCTCGAACACTCTTCGGCGACTACCTGGAGTCGGTGGCGCACGACGGCGTGGACCGGCTCAGGGACCGTGGCTGGAGCGTCCACGTCGTACGCGAACGGGTGGTCCACGCCGCCCCGTCGGCCGCAGGCGCCACGCTGACCACGGAGCGCGGCACGGAGCACCGGGCCGACCGCGTCGTCCTCTGTCTGGGAGCGGGCACGCCGTACGACGGATTCCGTCTGGACGGACCGGAACCCGGATTCGTCCCCGACCCGTACCCGGTGTCCAAGGCCCTGGCCGGCATCGACCCGCAGGCCACCGTCGCCGTCCTCGGCACGGGGCTGACCGCCGTGGACGTGAGTCTCGCCCTGCGGGCCGGCGGACATGAAGGACCGGTCTTCCTGCTCTCCCGCAACGGGGTGCTGCCCGCGGTGCGCCAGCGGCCGGTCGCCCACACCATGCGGCACTTCACTCCCGACCGCTTCCACACCCTGAGCCGTCGCGGGCAGGTCGGCCTCACCCAGGTCGTTCAGGTACTGCACGACGAACTCGCCGCCGCAGGACAGCACCCGGCCGAGCTCGAGACCGAGTTCGCCCTGCTGCGCGAGGACCCCACCCGCCGGCTACGACGTCAACTGGACCTGTACGACGCGCAGACCCTCGGACTGCGCATCCTGCAACACACCCTGCCCGTCGCCGTCGACGTCTGGCCGCTGATGCCGGACCGGGACCGCGCCGGACTCCTGCGCGACCACTACCGCGCCCTCCATTCCCTGTGCTGCCCGATGCCGCCCTCCAGCGCCGCCCGGCTGCTGGCCATGAGCGAAGCGGGCCAACTGCGCATCATGGACGGGCTGCAGGAGGTCGGCCGTACACGCCAGGGATTCGGCGTCGCCACGCAGGACCGACGGCTCCACGCCGACGTGGTGGTCAACGCCACCTCCGTCGCTCCGCACCGGGTGCCCACGGCCGCGGCGCCCCTCGTGCAGTCCTTGGTCACGGCGTCCGCGGCCTCGGTGCATCCGCACGGCGGCCTTCACGTGGCACGCGAGACCAGCCAGTTCGTCGTCGACGGCAGGACACAGGAGTGCTTCTACGCGCTCGGCGACGTGACCTTCGGGTCCTTGTTCATCACCGCCGCGATGCCCGTCATCGTGAAGCTGGCCCAGGAGATCACCCGCGAGCTGGTCAAGCCGTGA
- a CDS encoding VOC family protein: MTTEATRRRPGTPCWVSLMVHGLDATQDFYGSLFGWEFVPGPQQLGPYVRALIDGKEVAGIGQLPPDRHLPIAWTTYMASEDVDESAEQIRMCGGTIGVGPLDAADAGRLVIASDPEGAVFGVWQAAAHTGTALFGTHGTPVWNELVTRETSAVAKFYQSVFGYDLEPVVSADFDYLTLHLEARPVASIHGVGHALPRDKGSHWMTYFEVEDTDESTARVVDLGGHVLRAPREGTSGRLATVADPEGAVFTIVRTASPG, encoded by the coding sequence ATGACGACCGAGGCGACTCGGCGCAGACCCGGCACACCCTGCTGGGTGAGCCTCATGGTGCACGGACTTGACGCGACTCAGGATTTCTACGGGTCACTGTTCGGCTGGGAGTTCGTCCCCGGTCCGCAGCAGCTCGGTCCGTACGTCCGCGCGCTGATCGACGGCAAGGAGGTGGCGGGCATCGGGCAGCTTCCGCCGGACCGCCATCTGCCGATCGCCTGGACGACGTACATGGCTTCGGAGGACGTCGACGAGAGCGCCGAGCAGATCAGGATGTGCGGCGGCACGATCGGCGTCGGGCCGCTCGACGCGGCCGACGCGGGACGCCTCGTCATCGCATCCGACCCGGAGGGCGCGGTCTTCGGCGTCTGGCAGGCCGCCGCCCACACCGGCACCGCCCTTTTCGGCACCCATGGCACGCCGGTCTGGAACGAGCTGGTGACCAGGGAGACTTCGGCGGTCGCCAAGTTCTACCAGTCGGTGTTCGGCTACGACCTGGAGCCGGTGGTCTCCGCCGACTTCGACTATCTGACCCTGCATCTGGAGGCCCGGCCGGTGGCCTCGATCCACGGTGTGGGGCATGCGCTGCCCCGTGACAAGGGCTCGCACTGGATGACGTACTTCGAGGTCGAGGACACCGACGAGAGCACGGCCCGGGTGGTGGACCTCGGCGGCCATGTGCTCCGCGCGCCGCGCGAGGGCACCAGCGGACGGCTGGCGACGGTCGCGGACCCGGAGGGCGCGGTCTTCACGATCGTGCGCACCGCGTCACCCGGCTGA
- a CDS encoding sulfurtransferase, protein MNPILTATELASESAGPRPPVLLDVRWQLSTAKAAGAPPFDGRAAYEAGHIPGAVYVDLDSELAGPPGAGGRHPLPDAAAFGAAMRRAGVSNGVPVVVYDGGQGWAAARAWWLLRWTGHADVRVLDGGLEAWDGPLTTEDSAPEPGDFTPVPGALPLLDADGAAALARSGLLLDARAAERYRGDVEPIDRVGGHIPGAVSAPTTENVMAGAATFLSAEDLADRFKRLGAMDAPEVGVYCGSGVSGAHEVLALAVAGIPAALYAGSWSEWSSDPARPVATGPDPQ, encoded by the coding sequence ATGAACCCCATCCTCACCGCAACCGAACTCGCGAGCGAGTCGGCTGGTCCACGGCCTCCGGTGCTGCTCGACGTCCGCTGGCAGCTGAGCACGGCCAAGGCGGCCGGTGCCCCTCCCTTCGACGGACGGGCCGCGTACGAGGCCGGGCACATCCCCGGCGCCGTGTACGTCGACCTCGACTCCGAGCTGGCGGGCCCGCCCGGGGCGGGTGGCCGGCATCCGCTGCCGGACGCGGCGGCCTTCGGCGCGGCGATGCGCCGCGCGGGCGTGTCGAACGGCGTGCCGGTCGTCGTCTACGACGGCGGCCAGGGCTGGGCCGCGGCGCGGGCGTGGTGGCTGCTGCGGTGGACCGGGCACGCCGACGTACGGGTCCTGGACGGCGGCCTCGAGGCGTGGGACGGCCCCCTGACGACGGAGGACTCCGCTCCGGAGCCCGGTGACTTCACACCGGTGCCGGGTGCCCTCCCGCTGCTCGACGCGGACGGTGCGGCGGCGCTGGCCCGTTCCGGGCTGCTGCTGGACGCACGGGCCGCCGAGCGCTACCGGGGCGACGTCGAGCCGATCGACCGCGTCGGCGGGCACATCCCCGGCGCGGTCTCGGCCCCGACGACCGAGAACGTCATGGCCGGCGCCGCCACCTTCCTGTCGGCGGAGGACCTGGCGGACCGCTTCAAGCGTCTCGGCGCCATGGACGCCCCCGAGGTCGGCGTCTACTGCGGCTCGGGCGTCTCCGGCGCCCACGAGGTCCTCGCCCTCGCCGTTGCCGGCATCCCCGCCGCTCTGTACGCGGGCTCGTGGTCGGAATGGTCCTCCGACCCGGCCCGCCCGGTGGCCACGGGTCCTGACCCGCAATAG
- the sepH gene encoding septation protein SepH, which translates to MTSAGTTREVPMPELRVVAVSNDGTRLVLKAADSTEYTLPIDERLRAAVRNDRARLGQIEIEVESHLRPRDIQARIRAGASAEEVAQLAGIPVERVRRFEGPVLAERAFMAERARKTPVRRPGENTGPQLGEAVQERLLLRGAEKDTVQWDSWRRDDGTWEVLLVYRVAGEPHSASWTYDPPRRLVQAVDDEARALIGETDDAIAVSQEPSFPFVPRIARLPRDRPLDRALDRALDRPAPLPAAPAPEPEESERDSLTSLLEAVPSFRGDLVVPDRPATEAPAGEPVQEPGTEEPPAPAASAGAGSAYADVLMPRSVTGHRDRLTGTTDRQAEADGVRPGRRAAVPSWDEIVFGTRRKKQE; encoded by the coding sequence GTGACGTCGGCAGGCACCACCCGGGAGGTCCCCATGCCCGAACTGCGTGTCGTGGCCGTCTCCAACGACGGCACACGACTGGTGCTGAAGGCTGCGGACAGCACGGAGTACACGCTTCCGATTGATGAGCGGCTGCGCGCCGCCGTCCGCAACGACCGCGCCCGCCTCGGCCAGATCGAGATCGAGGTGGAGAGCCATCTCCGCCCCCGCGACATCCAGGCGCGTATACGCGCGGGTGCCTCCGCGGAAGAGGTCGCCCAGCTCGCCGGCATTCCCGTCGAGCGGGTGCGCCGCTTCGAGGGCCCGGTGCTCGCGGAGCGCGCGTTCATGGCGGAGCGTGCGCGCAAGACACCCGTACGGCGTCCCGGCGAGAACACCGGCCCGCAGCTCGGCGAGGCGGTGCAGGAGCGCCTGCTGCTGCGCGGCGCCGAGAAGGACACCGTGCAGTGGGACTCCTGGCGCCGTGACGACGGCACCTGGGAAGTGCTGCTGGTCTACCGGGTCGCGGGCGAGCCGCACTCGGCGAGCTGGACGTACGACCCGCCGCGGCGGCTCGTCCAGGCCGTCGACGACGAGGCGCGGGCGCTGATCGGTGAGACCGACGACGCGATCGCCGTCTCGCAGGAGCCGAGCTTCCCGTTCGTGCCGCGCATCGCCCGGCTGCCCCGTGACCGGCCGCTGGACCGCGCGCTCGATCGTGCACTGGACCGTCCGGCGCCCCTGCCGGCCGCCCCGGCACCGGAGCCGGAGGAGAGCGAGCGGGACTCGCTGACCAGCCTGCTGGAGGCGGTGCCGAGCTTCCGCGGGGACCTGGTCGTTCCCGACCGGCCCGCCACGGAGGCGCCCGCCGGCGAGCCCGTCCAGGAGCCCGGGACCGAGGAGCCGCCCGCCCCTGCGGCATCGGCGGGTGCCGGCTCGGCGTACGCGGACGTCCTGATGCCCCGCTCGGTCACCGGCCACCGCGACCGCCTCACCGGCACCACGGACCGGCAGGCCGAGGCGGACGGCGTCCGCCCGGGGCGGCGGGCCGCGGTGCCGAGCTGGGACGAGATCGTGTTCGGTACGCGGCGGAAGAAGCAGGAGTAG
- a CDS encoding D-arabinono-1,4-lactone oxidase, protein MTSTSRTTTENAWRNWAGTVTSHPVREVTPASAAELAEAVRRAAEDGLRVKTVGTGHSFTAIAATDGVLVRPDLLTGIREIDRTAMTVTVEAGTPLKRLNTALAREDLSLTNMGDIMEQTVAGATSTGTHGTGRDSASIAAQIRGLELITADGSVLTCSEKENPEVFAAARIGLGALGVVSAITFAVEPLFLLAAREEPMTFDRVTAEFDELHAENEHFEFYWFPHTGNCNTKRNNRSAGPAAPPGAVSGWIEDELLSNGLFQVVNSVGRAVPATIPAIAKLSSRALSARTYTDIPYKVFTSPRRVRFVEMEYALPREAAVGALREVKAMIDRSPLRISFPVEVRTAPADDIALSTASGRESAYIAVHMYKGTPYRSYFTAVERIMTQHGGRPHWGKIHTRDAEYFESVYPRFGEFTALRDRLDPERVFGNDYLRRVLGA, encoded by the coding sequence ATGACGAGCACATCCAGGACCACGACGGAGAACGCGTGGCGTAACTGGGCGGGTACGGTGACGTCGCACCCGGTGCGGGAGGTCACCCCCGCCTCGGCGGCCGAACTGGCCGAGGCCGTGCGCCGGGCCGCCGAGGACGGTCTGCGGGTGAAGACGGTCGGTACGGGCCACTCGTTCACCGCGATCGCCGCGACCGACGGCGTACTGGTCAGGCCCGATCTGCTCACCGGCATACGGGAGATCGACCGTACGGCGATGACGGTGACCGTCGAGGCCGGTACGCCGCTGAAGCGGCTGAACACCGCGCTCGCCCGTGAGGACCTGTCGCTCACGAACATGGGCGACATCATGGAGCAGACCGTCGCGGGCGCGACGAGCACGGGGACGCACGGCACGGGCCGCGACTCGGCCTCGATCGCGGCGCAGATCAGGGGCCTCGAGCTGATCACGGCCGACGGTTCGGTGCTGACCTGCTCCGAGAAGGAGAATCCGGAGGTCTTCGCCGCGGCCCGGATCGGCCTCGGTGCGCTGGGGGTGGTCAGCGCGATCACCTTCGCCGTGGAGCCGCTGTTCCTGCTGGCGGCCCGCGAGGAGCCGATGACCTTCGACCGGGTCACGGCGGAGTTCGACGAGCTGCACGCGGAGAACGAGCACTTCGAGTTCTACTGGTTCCCGCACACCGGCAACTGCAACACCAAGCGCAACAACCGCAGCGCGGGACCCGCCGCCCCGCCCGGAGCGGTCAGTGGCTGGATCGAGGACGAGCTGCTCTCCAACGGGCTGTTCCAGGTGGTCAATTCGGTCGGCCGCGCGGTACCGGCGACGATCCCCGCGATCGCGAAGCTGTCCAGCCGTGCCCTGTCCGCCCGCACGTACACGGACATTCCCTACAAGGTCTTCACAAGTCCCCGCCGGGTGCGCTTCGTCGAGATGGAGTACGCGCTTCCACGGGAGGCGGCGGTCGGGGCACTGCGCGAGGTGAAGGCGATGATCGACCGCTCCCCGCTGCGGATCAGCTTCCCGGTGGAGGTGCGAACGGCGCCGGCCGACGACATCGCGCTCTCCACGGCCTCGGGCCGCGAGAGCGCGTACATCGCCGTGCACATGTACAAGGGCACCCCGTACCGCTCGTACTTCACCGCGGTGGAGCGCATCATGACCCAGCACGGCGGCCGTCCCCACTGGGGCAAGATCCACACGCGGGACGCGGAGTACTTCGAGAGCGTCTATCCGCGATTCGGCGAATTCACGGCGCTGCGTGACCGGTTGGACCCGGAGCGCGTGTTCGGCAACGACTATCTGCGGCGGGTGCTGGGCGCCTAA
- a CDS encoding MFS transporter, giving the protein MPSPYRAIFAAPGTVAFSAAGFFGRMPLSMMGVGIVAMVSQLTGRYSLAGWLSATLALSAAVLGPQVSRLVDRHGQRRVLRPALLVSVAAVTGLLVCAQQGAPSWLLFVFTACAGCIPAVGAMTRARWAEIYQGSRRELHTAYAFESIADEVCFIVGPIISIGLSTVWFPEAGPLLATAFLVIGVLWLTAQRATEPVPHPRAQDSGGSALRSPGLQVLVGTFVATGAIFGSVDVVTVAFAEEQGSKAAASLVLAVYALGSCLAGAVFGLLHLKGEPARRWVVGVCAMAVSMIPLQLAGNLVVLAVALFVAGLAIAPTMVTTMALVEAHVPRTRLTEGMTWTGTGLAVGVSLGLSASGWMVDEYGAGAAYAVPAVAGALAVVVAVLGYRRLREPVPTREGRDDEHIQDHDGERVA; this is encoded by the coding sequence TTGCCCAGTCCCTACCGCGCGATATTCGCGGCCCCCGGCACCGTGGCGTTCTCCGCCGCCGGCTTCTTCGGCCGCATGCCGCTGTCCATGATGGGCGTCGGCATCGTGGCCATGGTGTCCCAGCTGACCGGGCGCTACAGCCTCGCCGGCTGGCTCTCCGCGACGCTCGCGCTCTCGGCGGCCGTCCTCGGCCCCCAGGTGTCCCGGCTGGTCGACCGGCACGGGCAGCGCCGGGTGCTCCGCCCCGCCCTGCTGGTCTCGGTGGCAGCGGTCACGGGACTGCTCGTGTGCGCCCAGCAGGGCGCACCCAGCTGGCTGCTCTTCGTGTTCACCGCCTGCGCCGGCTGTATCCCCGCCGTCGGCGCGATGACCCGGGCCCGCTGGGCGGAGATCTACCAGGGCTCGCGGCGCGAACTGCACACGGCGTACGCCTTCGAGTCGATCGCCGACGAGGTGTGCTTCATCGTCGGCCCGATCATCTCCATCGGGCTGTCCACGGTGTGGTTCCCGGAGGCGGGGCCGCTGCTGGCCACCGCGTTCCTCGTGATCGGCGTCCTGTGGCTGACGGCCCAGCGCGCCACCGAACCCGTGCCGCATCCGCGCGCACAGGACAGCGGCGGTTCCGCGCTCCGCTCCCCCGGTCTGCAGGTCCTCGTGGGCACCTTCGTCGCGACCGGCGCGATCTTCGGCTCGGTGGACGTGGTGACGGTGGCCTTCGCCGAGGAGCAGGGCAGCAAGGCGGCGGCGAGCCTGGTGCTCGCGGTGTACGCGCTGGGCTCCTGCCTGGCCGGAGCGGTCTTCGGGCTGCTCCACCTCAAGGGTGAGCCGGCCCGCAGGTGGGTAGTGGGTGTCTGCGCGATGGCCGTGAGTATGATCCCCCTCCAACTGGCCGGGAATCTCGTGGTCCTGGCCGTGGCGCTCTTTGTCGCGGGCCTGGCCATCGCGCCGACGATGGTGACGACGATGGCCCTCGTCGAGGCACACGTACCACGCACCAGACTGACCGAGGGCATGACCTGGACCGGTACCGGACTCGCGGTCGGCGTCTCGCTCGGCCTGTCGGCCTCAGGATGGATGGTGGACGAGTACGGGGCCGGTGCCGCGTACGCGGTGCCCGCGGTGGCGGGAGCGCTCGCGGTCGTGGTCGCGGTCCTGGGGTATCGCCGGCTGCGCGAGCCGGTGCCGACGCGGGAGGGGCGGGATGACGAGCACATCCAGGACCACGACGGAGAACGCGTGGCGTAA